One stretch of Candidatus Omnitrophota bacterium DNA includes these proteins:
- a CDS encoding phosphoglycerate kinase, which produces MKTLKDMDLRDKKVLVRVDFNVPVKNGEVSDDTRLSAHVPTINSILEQRPRSIILMSHLGRPKGAPDPEFSLKVVLPRLEKLLAQKVYFFEDCAGDNTKEGLENLPQGSIALLENLRFYSEEKNNDANFAKKLASYGDVFIQDAFAVSHRAHASTAGIPALLPSAAGFLIQKEVKYLSELLKNPNRPFAAVLGGAKVSTKISVMKSLLSKVDYLLVGGAMSYTFLKARGENTGLSLVEDEFLEKAKEIAEAAGEKLLLPSDHVISKSFKEALENSVSSAIPDGFYGVDIGPETVQKYSRILKKAKTIFWNGPMGVFEVNEFAEGTKKIAEIIAESTKAGAVSVAGGGDSVSAINKTGVAGDFSHISTGGGASLEFVEGRVLPGIEALKQE; this is translated from the coding sequence ATGAAAACACTGAAAGATATGGATCTCCGGGACAAGAAAGTCCTCGTGCGGGTTGATTTCAATGTGCCTGTAAAAAACGGCGAAGTCAGCGACGACACAAGACTGAGCGCTCATGTGCCCACCATAAACAGCATCCTTGAACAGCGGCCGCGCTCAATCATTCTTATGAGCCATCTCGGCAGGCCCAAGGGCGCCCCCGATCCGGAATTTTCGCTAAAAGTCGTTCTGCCGCGCCTTGAAAAACTTCTCGCTCAAAAGGTGTATTTTTTTGAAGATTGCGCTGGCGATAATACAAAAGAGGGTCTCGAAAATCTTCCACAGGGCTCCATAGCCCTGCTTGAAAACCTGCGTTTTTATTCCGAAGAAAAGAACAACGACGCAAATTTCGCGAAAAAACTCGCATCTTACGGAGATGTGTTCATACAGGACGCTTTCGCTGTTTCTCACCGGGCGCATGCCTCAACAGCAGGTATTCCCGCTCTTTTGCCGTCGGCGGCGGGCTTTCTGATACAGAAAGAGGTGAAATATCTTTCTGAGCTTCTTAAAAACCCGAACAGGCCCTTCGCGGCCGTGCTCGGGGGGGCGAAAGTATCCACCAAAATATCGGTCATGAAAAGCCTGCTGTCAAAAGTGGACTATCTGCTTGTCGGCGGAGCCATGTCATACACCTTTCTTAAAGCCCGCGGGGAAAATACCGGCCTGTCGCTTGTCGAGGACGAGTTTCTTGAAAAGGCGAAGGAAATCGCCGAGGCGGCCGGAGAAAAACTTCTTCTGCCATCGGACCATGTGATAAGCAAATCGTTTAAAGAAGCCCTTGAAAATTCCGTATCATCTGCAATCCCCGACGGTTTTTACGGTGTTGACATAGGCCCTGAGACGGTGCAGAAATATTCCCGGATCTTAAAGAAAGCCAAAACCATATTCTGGAACGGGCCCATGGGGGTTTTTGAAGTAAACGAGTTCGCGGAAGGCACAAAAAAAATCGCCGAGATAATAGCGGAATCCACAAAAGCAGGAGCCGTTTCGGTCGCCGGCGGCGGCGACAGCGTATCGGCCATAAACAAAACCGGGGTCGCTGGTGATTTCAGCCATATTTCAACCGGAGGGGGCGCATCGCTGGAATTCGTGGAAGGCAGGGTGCTGCCGGGAATAGAAGCCTTAAAGCAGGAGTAA
- the gap gene encoding type I glyceraldehyde-3-phosphate dehydrogenase yields the protein MTKVGINGFGRIGRLVLKAGLNSKNIEFMGVNDLADTKTLAHLFKYDSTFGTFPGSVEAKANSLVIDGKEIKVFAERDPEALPWKDLGVEIVVESTGLFTSKDKASKHLKAGAKRVIISAPAKEEDITIVMGVNEDKYDASKHFIISNASCTTNCLAPPMKVMMDSFGIKKGLMTTIHSFTNDQNVLDAPHKDLRRARTASASMIPTTTGAAKAIGLVIPELKGKMDGFAIRVPTPNVSVVDVVVQVGKETTAEEVNAALVKAANGPLGKYMAVCTEPLVSIDFNGNPKSSTVDAGFTKVFGDMVKLLAWYDNETGYATRVIDLIEYMQGK from the coding sequence ATGACAAAAGTTGGTATTAACGGATTCGGCCGCATAGGCCGCCTGGTGCTTAAAGCCGGATTAAACTCTAAGAACATTGAGTTTATGGGCGTAAACGACCTTGCGGACACTAAAACTCTCGCGCATCTTTTTAAATACGATTCCACCTTCGGCACTTTTCCCGGCTCCGTGGAAGCAAAGGCGAACAGCCTGGTCATCGACGGTAAAGAGATCAAAGTTTTTGCCGAAAGGGATCCTGAAGCTCTTCCGTGGAAAGATCTGGGCGTGGAAATAGTCGTTGAGTCAACAGGACTTTTCACAAGTAAAGACAAGGCCTCTAAGCATCTTAAAGCGGGGGCAAAAAGAGTGATAATATCAGCGCCGGCAAAGGAGGAGGATATAACAATAGTGATGGGCGTCAATGAAGATAAATATGACGCTTCCAAACATTTCATCATCTCCAACGCCTCCTGCACGACAAACTGCCTGGCGCCGCCGATGAAAGTGATGATGGACTCCTTTGGCATTAAAAAAGGCCTTATGACAACGATTCATTCTTTCACCAACGATCAGAATGTTCTGGACGCGCCGCACAAAGATCTTCGCCGCGCCAGAACAGCGTCGGCCTCAATGATACCGACAACTACGGGAGCCGCCAAAGCCATAGGGCTTGTGATACCTGAACTGAAAGGCAAAATGGACGGTTTCGCGATACGCGTTCCCACCCCGAACGTGTCCGTGGTAGATGTCGTTGTGCAGGTCGGAAAAGAAACCACAGCCGAAGAAGTCAACGCGGCGCTGGTGAAGGCCGCGAACGGCCCTCTCGGAAAATACATGGCCGTCTGTACAGAGCCTCTCGTTTCGATAGATTTTAACGGCAATCCCAAATCATCCACCGTCGACGCCGGATTTACTAAAGTTTTCGGCGACATGGTGAAACTCCTGGCATGGTATGACAATGAGACGGGATACGCCACAAGGGTTATCGACCTTATAGAGTATATGCAGGGAAAATAG
- the secG gene encoding preprotein translocase subunit SecG, translating into MYTFLVVCHVVIATALIFIILIQVSRGATGSSFLGGSSDSLLMGPAGDEFLKKVVVVLGILFVITSISISAAVKQRGVKFPAVPPAAAPAPQEGAQR; encoded by the coding sequence ATGTATACATTTCTGGTTGTTTGTCATGTGGTAATAGCAACGGCGCTGATATTTATAATTCTGATCCAGGTCAGCCGCGGCGCGACCGGATCGTCATTTCTTGGCGGCTCCTCGGATTCCCTTCTGATGGGCCCGGCAGGGGATGAGTTTTTAAAAAAGGTCGTGGTCGTGCTCGGCATTCTTTTTGTTATCACATCCATATCCATATCCGCGGCGGTAAAACAACGGGGTGTGAAATTTCCGGCTGTGCCGCCGGCGGCTGCGCCCGCCCCCCAGGAAGGGGCTCAGCGCTGA